One genomic region from Cryptococcus deuterogattii R265 chromosome 7, complete sequence encodes:
- a CDS encoding forkhead transcription factor 3, with amino-acid sequence MPGALTKLYCNPSPTHTSPQKTSSSRFYPTPASMSPNTTSSSSTLNYPPSFDPHHTSSRYPLATHFAPYSPYRPGEYGRSERGLASERTRIERKLFADGQEEDGETRKARGSSPLAPAFEAKMVLRNGASIDLISWLRTNFHHVPPPHTPLVPSMPLNGIRHLILERFPRAPEAQEIHKAVLAAFPHSQWDYPPPESSEPPTIRGLIWHGKDIVNDDELDDRPRSTPKDVATHNAHGRVSGGITTSANSNPTLKGKQPSRSPTQSTLVSPISSSKRHLPDTPARSVLEEFAEIATLAEKTPVSRTKSLPGEPLAASPEQEVAHLTHNPFEQSMLLRGRGKRRASQSPERGHRRRASTPDKLHGLLAAAEAVEGSPITSVLGHKRRRTIGGPVPARELMTFPRRAMSSRGTMSPPPTRGLAMLPHVEENIDYLVPLNDTASAGSRISEEDAASNALPSIAGASTARRAPTSSSTASQSSAISHHLASTPVAGSSGSIHSYPLDHIRDHGLSLSHAHHHSSTQTQSYPPNLPRVHAPRTGGGGRKVNELPTEGERPGYDCKPPYPYHEMIRHAIENAPDRKLQLNQIYASIAERFPFFKTLDEKKTAGWQNSIRHNLSLKKMFVRVNKVDGIPDDSGGKGGWWTVIPGVPDEGRPGRKAKARKAKLEKEAASKEAASRVGKENDARGLGMGGVLPTPDGHVVPPVSSGTSSGLCQNYNGHDHGHDYGQGLGSGHGQGQGALHEKWVEENRVQEESVDELEDDER; translated from the exons ATGCCTGGAGCTTTGACTAAGCTATACTGTAACCCCTCTCCAACTCATACATCCCCTCAGAAAACGTCATCATCCCGCTTCTATCCCACCCCTGCCTCTATGTCGCCAAACACTACTTCTAGCTCTTCCACGCTCAATtatcctccctccttcgATCCTCACCACACCTCTTCTCGGTACCCTTTGGCAACTCATTTTGCCCCTTATTCCCCCTACCGCCCTGGCGAATATGGCCGGTCCGAACGGGGTTTGGCAAGTGAGAGGACGAGAATTGAGAGGAAATTGTTTGCTGAtgggcaagaggaagatggagagacgAGAAAAGCTAGAGGAAGCTCGCCTTTGGCGCCGGCATTTGAAGCAAAGATGGTCTTGCGAAACGGTGCAAGCATTGATTTGATTTCTTG GCTCCGAACAAACTTCCATCATGTCCCGCCGCCACATACACCATTAGTTCCGTCCATGCCTCTTAATGGCATCCGtcacctcatcctcgaaCGCTTTCCCCGTGCCCCCGAAGCCCAAGAGATCCACAAGGCCGTTCTCGCCGCCTTCCCCCATTCTCAGTGGGACTATCCACCTCCCGAATCATCTGAACCACCTACCATTCGAGGTCTTATTTGGCACGGGAAGGATATCGTCAACGATGATGAACTCGACGATAGACCCCGTTCGACGCCGAAGGATGTTGCTACGCACAATGCCCATGGTAGAGTATCGGGGGGTATCACTACAAGCGCAAACTCAAACCCGACCTTGAAAGGAAAACAGCCGTCAAGGAGCCCGACGCAATCTACGCTCGTCTCACCCATCTCCAGCTCAAAACGACACTTACCGGATACACCTGCACGCTCAGTCTTAGAAGAGTTTGCAGAGATTGCCACATTGGCGGAGAAGACCCCCGTTAGCCGCACGAAATCCTTACCCGGAGAACCGCTCGCAGCATCCCCGGAGCAAGAAGTAGCGCATCTTACTCATAATCCATTTGAGCAAAGTATGCTTCTCAGAGGCCGAGGAAAACGACGAGCGAGTCAATCGCCTGAGCGAGGACATCGTAGACGCGCAAGTACGCCAGACAAACTTCACGGTTTGTTGGCAGCTGCAGAAGCAGTGGAGGGATCACCCATCACTTCTGTCCTCGGCCACAAACGTCGAAGGACCATTGGCGGTCCCGTACCAGCAAGGGAGCTCATGACTTTTCCTCGACGGGCAATGTCCTCTCGAGGAACCATGtcacctcctcccactcGTGGACTGGCGATGCTGCCCCACGTCGAAGAGAATATTGACTATCTCGTACCGCTAAACGATACTGCCTCTGCCGGTTCAAGGATCTCGGAGGAAGATGCAGCTTCAAATGCGTTACCTTCTATTGCTGGTGCGTCCACAGCCAGAAGGGCACCGACATCGTCTTCGACGGCATCACAGTCATCTGCGATTTCGCACCATCTTGCGTCCACTCCCGTTGCAGGGTCTTCTGGATCTATACACTCTTATCCACTCGACCACATACGTGATCACGgcctctccctttcccacgcccaccaccactcCTCAACCCAAACCCAATCTTACCCACCTAACCTCCCTCGCGTACACGCCCCCCGAACaggcggcggcggccgTAAAGTCAACGAACTTCCTACCGAAGGAGAACGACCCGGATACGATTGCAAGCCGCCCTATCCGTACCACGAAATGATTCGGCATGCGATTGAGAATGCGCCCGATAGGAAACTCCAATTGAATCAGATTTATGCAAGTATCGCGGAGAGGTTTCCGTTTTTCAAGACgttggatgagaagaagacggctGGGTGGCAGAATTCGATCAGACATAATCTTAGTTTAAA GAAAATGTTTGTAAGAGTCAACAAAGTCGATGGCATACCGGACGACTCTGGCGGTAAAGGCGGTTGGTGGACAGTCATACCCGGTGTACCAGACGAAGGCCGACCGGGACGAAAAGCTAAAGCTCGTAAAGCcaagttggagaaggaagcggCTTCAAAAGAAGCAGCCTCACGTgtgggaaaggagaatgatGCCCGGGGcttggggatgggaggtGTCTTGCCCACGCCGGATGGACATGTCGTGCCCCCTGTAAGCTCTGGGACCAGTAGCGGGCTATGTCAGAATTATAACGGTCATGATCATGGGCATGATTATGGGCAAGGATTAGGGTCCGGGCATGGGCAGGGACAAGGGGCTTTACATGAGAAATGGGTAGAAGAAAATCGGGTACAAGAAGAATCGGTTGATGAACtagaggatgatgagcgCTAA